Genomic segment of Mycobacterium botniense:
GGGTTCGGCGCCGAAGACGCCAATCTCGTGCGGTTGACCGAGCTACCGCCGGGCTCGCCGGTAGCGGTCATCGTCCGCCAACTCTCCGAACATGTGCAAGGCGACATCGATCTGATCACCCGGCTGAAGGACGCCGGCGTCGTCCCCAACGCCCGGGTAACCGTGCAGACCAACTCCGCCGGCGACGTGACCATCGTGATACCGGGCCACGAGAATGTGACGCTGCCGCATGCAATGGCCCACGCGGTCAGGGTCGAGAAGGTATAACCTCACCCGACCACGATGCGGGCCCGGCGGCGCACAGCGCAGCCTGAGCGATCCGCTATACCGCTCGCCGGCCGAACAGTCGCCGCGGCGGTAGCCGGACCCCGAGCTGCTCGGCCAGCCGGTAACCGGTGACCGCCAGTTCGCGGATGTGCTCGGGACGCAGACCCGACTGCAACGCCCGGTCCAGCAGCCCGGCCATCCGGTGATCGGGCTGGCAGCGCAGCGCAGCTTCCAGCGACACTCCCGCCAGCGGACCGTCACCGCGGGCATAGGCGCTGAACGCGAGCAGCACCAGCGCCTCTGCCCGCCACGGCTCGGGCAGGTTGCGTGCCAGCAGGGCCCACAACGCCTCAGCGTCGTCGGCATTCTCCCCGACCGCCAGGGCACACAGCGGGTCACGCACCCGCACATCGGACAGCGCGCAGCCCAGCCCTGCCAACTCCGGGTCAGAGAGCGGCTCTCCCCCGGCAACCCGTGCCGCAGCGGCCAGCACGTTTTCGACGTCGCGGCGGCTGCAGCCGACCGGGTCAGCGTTCTGGGCGGCTGCGCGTGACTTCGCCTGCTCAGCGAGCACGCTGATCAGCTCGGCGCTGCGGACCGGATCAAGCGCGATCACAGCGTGCAGATCGGCCCGGCGCGCGTAGAGGCGCCGACCGTCCAACACCGCCGCCACCGCCAGCGGCGATGCCATCGGGTCGTCGACCACACCGCCTGCCCCGCAGCCGTCGACACAGTGCCAGCGGCCGCCGGCAGCCACGCGATCCACCACGTGAGCGGCCAGTAAGACGATGTCATGCCGCGCCAATGCCACGGTGAGCGCGGTGCACAGCTGGCGGTAGTCCTGGTGGCAGGCCGGGCACTGCGCCCCGTCCGCGTCGACGACCACCGCGATGGCCGCCTCGGGCCGGGCCGCCGCCACCACCTGGGCCAGGTGCCCGACTCTGTCGCTGAGTTCAGGCGACAAATCGACACGCAGCACCGAGCCCATGTCACCCGCGTGGACTGATACCAAGACCAGCGACTTTTCCGGCACAAATCCCAGCACCGCCGGTAAGGCCGCGATCAGCGCGCTCGGACGGTCCAGTCGAAAGTCATCTCGAGGGTTGGTCATACGCCGAACGTTGGCAACCGGCACCGTCAGCCGGCGCACACCCGAGGCGAGAAAACGACCAGCTGTGGACAAACCCGCCACTGTGGGTCTCATCGGGCATCCGCAGCTGCGTGCTCCGCCGGCCGGTATCAGGCACACGTACCTGCGTCTTCGCGGGTTCCGCCGCGGCGGTGATGTACCGGTCAGCAGCAATGCCACCGAGATACGAGGGGACCGCCGCATGTGTGGACGCGGTGTTCACCGACCCGACATGCTCGGAGACCTGACCAGATCACCGCGCTGGACGTCATGAAATGCGTACCCTCAATCAATACCGCAGCTGACCGGCCACCGCGCGCCGGCGCCGCGCTAGCAACCGCTGGCGAACGCGACCGGCGCCACGTCACCCGGCCCACCCGCCTCGGCGCGGGCCAGCAGCGCTGCGGTGTGCTCGTCAAACGGCGCCGAGTACGACACGTTCTGCCCGCAGCCGCCCCCCTCAAGGCCGCCGGTGACCCCGACCACCGTCGACCCGCTCATCCAGGGCGCGCCACTGGTTCCCTCGACCAGACCCGCGCACGCCACCGAGGGATAACCACTCTCGGTGATCCCGGTGCGGGCCCGACAACCGACCGGCATGCCGCCGACGCCGGCCGGATAGCCCACCACGCTGACCGGGCTGTGCGGTGGGGGCGCGTGGCCCAGCGACAGCCCCGAACCGGTCCTGGCCTCCACGGGTTGACCGTCGGCGCGACCAACCCGCACGACAGCGTAGTCGGCGCGCGGATCTCTGGCGTTAACCCAGCGCGGGTCGAGGTAGACAGCGTGCACCATCCACACGTCAGGAGATGCGGCTGTTTTGGCGAAACCGGGCACAAAACTCGTCGGCGTGTTCCCGCCCAGACAATGTGCCGCGGTCATGATGAGGTCGCCGTGGCCCGAATGCACCACCGACCCTGTGCAGGTGTGCAGGTCACCGGCCCCGAGAAACACCGCCCCCACCCGTCGGTCCGGGCTCACCGGGTGCGCGACCGGGACCTCGGCCGGGTCACCGACCAAGTGCCCGTGCGTGGGAGCGGGCGCGGAGCCGACCGGGTGGCCGCACGCCGGCAGCGCCATCAGCACGCCCACCACCACCGCCGCCCGAATGCGCATCGGGGATATCATGGCGCACCGGTTGCGCGCCCCGAAAACCAACTCTGCCCACCACGGGTTTTCGCGGGGCATCGGGTGCGGAATGCCGCCCGGCGACGCCGTGTTTCGAACATACAGGCGGGTGGGTTGATCGCTGGTGCCCGTCGAGATGAGAGACTGAGAGACACTAGCTGACACGGTGCACTACTGCGTCGTGACAAGGAGGCAACCGAATGGCCCAGGATCACAGCAAGGAGCGGCACTACCAGCCAGAGCAGACTGGGATGTACCAGCTTGAGGTCCCGGCGCCCCAGCTATCGTCCAAGGACGGGCGTGGACCGGTGCTGATACACGCTTTGGAGGGGTTTTCCGACGCCGGGCATGCCATCCGGCTGGCGGCTGCCCACCTCAAAGAAAGCCTGGACACCGAACTGGTCGCGTCGTTCGCGATCGACGAGCTGCTCGATTATCGGTCCCGGCGGCCGCTGATGACCTATCGGACCGACCATTTCACCCACTACGACGACCCCGAGCTCAGTTTGTACGCGCTGCATGACAGCGTCGGCACACCGTTTCTGCTGCTGGCCGGGATGGAACCGGATTTGAAGTGGGAGCGCTTTATCAGCGCGGTGCGGCTGCTGGCCGAGCGTCTCGGGGTGCGCCGGACGATCGGGCTGGGCACCATCCCGATGGCGGTTCCGCACACCCGACCGGTGACGTTGACCGCGCATTCCAACAACCGGGACCTGATCGCCGACTTCACGCCGTGGATATCGGAGGTCCACGTGCCCGCCAGTGCGTCAAACCTGCTGGAATACCGGATGGCCCAGCACGGTCACGAGGTGGTGGGATTTACCGTGCACGTGCCGCATTATCTGGCGCAGACCGACTATCCCGCCGCCGCGCAGGCGCTGCTCGAACAGGTGGCAAAGACCGCGTCGTTGCAGCTTCCGCTGAAAGCGCTGGCCGACGCCGCGGCCGAGATCCGGGCCAAAATCGACGAGCAGGTTCAGGCGAGCCCTGAGGTGGCTCAGGTGGTGGCCGCGCTCGAGCGACAGTACGATGCTTTCGTCGCCGCTCAGGAAAACAGGTCGCTGCTGGCGCGCGACGAAGATCTGCCTAGCGGAGAAGAGCTCGGTGCCGAATTCGAGCGTTTCCTGGCCCAACAGGCGGAGAAGAAAAACGGCGACAACCCAACCTGACACGACAGCCCCGAGACGAAGTTGGCGATATGACCGAGCGCAAACCTACTCTGCGCCCGGTGCGTGAGGTCACACCGTCACTGCAGTTCCGCGCGATTCACGGGTACCGACGGGCGTTCCGCATCGCCGGCTCGGGGCCGGTACTGTTGCTGATTCACGGCATCGGCGACAACTCCACCACGTGGACCAGTGTGCAGCCCAGGCTCGCGCAGCGGTTCACGGTCATCGCCGTTGACCTGCTGGGTCACGGACAGTCCGACAAACCGCGGGCCGACTACTCGGTCGCGGCCTACGCCAACGGGATGCGCGACTTGTTGTCCGTGCTTGATATCGAAAGTGCCACCGTCATCGGCCATTCGCTCGGCGGCGGGGTAGCGATGCAGTTCGCTTACCAGTTCCCGCAATTGGTTGAGCGGCTCGTCCTGGTCGCGCCCGGCGGTGTCACCAGTGATGTGAATATGGTGCTGCGCCTGGCTTCGCTGCCGATGGGCAGCGAGACCCTGGCGCTGCTGCGGCTGCCGTTGGTGCTGCCCGCCGTGCAGATCGCCGGGCGCGCGGTGGGCGCAGTGCTGGGATCGACCAAGCTGGGCCGTGACCTGCCCGATGTGCTGCGGGTGCTGGCCGACCTGCCCGAGCCGATGGCGTCGTCGGCTTTCACCCGCACATTGCGGGCGGTGGTGGACTGGCGTGGTCAGCTGGTCACGATGCTCGACCGGTGTTATCTGATGGAGTCGACGCCGGTGCAAATCATTTGGGGCACAGAGGATGTGGTGGTGCCCGTCAAACACGCGTGGATGGCCCATGCGGCCATGCCAGGTTCACGGTTGGAGATTTTTGAGCGCTGCGGGCACTTCCCTTTCCACGATGATCCCGACCGCTTCATCGAAGTCGTCGAACACTTTATCGACACGACGGAACCGGCGCGCCACGACCCGGCCGCACATCGGGAGCTGCTCCGCAGCGGCGGCGGTGAGCTCAGCGTGTCGGGTTCGGCAGAAACCCGTGACGCGGTGCTCACCGCGATGGGCTCCGACGAACGCAGCGCCACCTGATCAGCCCGGCCGGCGGCGTCGTACAGTCACCCCATGAGCATCGAGGTGACGGTTTTGCGGGTGTTCACCGACCCACACGGCGATTTCGGAAACCCGCTCGCCGTCATCGATGCGGGTCAGGTCCAGCCCCCGGCCAGGCAGCACATCGCAACCCAATTAGGGTATAGCGAAACGATATTCGTCGATCTGCCCGCCGCTGGTTCGACATCCGCGCATGCCCGTAT
This window contains:
- a CDS encoding DUF4192 domain-containing protein, with the translated sequence MTNPRDDFRLDRPSALIAALPAVLGFVPEKSLVLVSVHAGDMGSVLRVDLSPELSDRVGHLAQVVAAARPEAAIAVVVDADGAQCPACHQDYRQLCTALTVALARHDIVLLAAHVVDRVAAGGRWHCVDGCGAGGVVDDPMASPLAVAAVLDGRRLYARRADLHAVIALDPVRSAELISVLAEQAKSRAAAQNADPVGCSRRDVENVLAAAARVAGGEPLSDPELAGLGCALSDVRVRDPLCALAVGENADDAEALWALLARNLPEPWRAEALVLLAFSAYARGDGPLAGVSLEAALRCQPDHRMAGLLDRALQSGLRPEHIRELAVTGYRLAEQLGVRLPPRRLFGRRAV
- a CDS encoding trypsin-like serine peptidase, with translation MISPMRIRAAVVVGVLMALPACGHPVGSAPAPTHGHLVGDPAEVPVAHPVSPDRRVGAVFLGAGDLHTCTGSVVHSGHGDLIMTAAHCLGGNTPTSFVPGFAKTAASPDVWMVHAVYLDPRWVNARDPRADYAVVRVGRADGQPVEARTGSGLSLGHAPPPHSPVSVVGYPAGVGGMPVGCRARTGITESGYPSVACAGLVEGTSGAPWMSGSTVVGVTGGLEGGGCGQNVSYSAPFDEHTAALLARAEAGGPGDVAPVAFASGC
- a CDS encoding proteasome assembly chaperone family protein yields the protein MAQDHSKERHYQPEQTGMYQLEVPAPQLSSKDGRGPVLIHALEGFSDAGHAIRLAAAHLKESLDTELVASFAIDELLDYRSRRPLMTYRTDHFTHYDDPELSLYALHDSVGTPFLLLAGMEPDLKWERFISAVRLLAERLGVRRTIGLGTIPMAVPHTRPVTLTAHSNNRDLIADFTPWISEVHVPASASNLLEYRMAQHGHEVVGFTVHVPHYLAQTDYPAAAQALLEQVAKTASLQLPLKALADAAAEIRAKIDEQVQASPEVAQVVAALERQYDAFVAAQENRSLLARDEDLPSGEELGAEFERFLAQQAEKKNGDNPT
- a CDS encoding alpha/beta fold hydrolase produces the protein MTERKPTLRPVREVTPSLQFRAIHGYRRAFRIAGSGPVLLLIHGIGDNSTTWTSVQPRLAQRFTVIAVDLLGHGQSDKPRADYSVAAYANGMRDLLSVLDIESATVIGHSLGGGVAMQFAYQFPQLVERLVLVAPGGVTSDVNMVLRLASLPMGSETLALLRLPLVLPAVQIAGRAVGAVLGSTKLGRDLPDVLRVLADLPEPMASSAFTRTLRAVVDWRGQLVTMLDRCYLMESTPVQIIWGTEDVVVPVKHAWMAHAAMPGSRLEIFERCGHFPFHDDPDRFIEVVEHFIDTTEPARHDPAAHRELLRSGGGELSVSGSAETRDAVLTAMGSDERSAT